ACGGCCATTTCAGGCCGGAGTTCTTCTGCGATGGCGATCGCCTCGACCTGCCCGTTGATCAGGACCGCGCCGCCCAGCAGGTCAAGTTCAGCAAAGTAGTCCAGGCAATCGTTCAAGGCCTGGTACTCACCGCAGAGCCCGGGTTCGTGATGGCATTGCCTCTGGACGCACCAGCGGTGGGCCAGTTCCTTGCATTGAGCAATGTTGGCGGCGGTTATCGGTTCATACCGGCAGGAGTAGTTGTTGAGACACCCTTTGATATGGTTTCTTTTCTTTGCGAACCTGCGACCGGCAAGGGTTGCCAGATCTTCGACCAGATAGACGTAATCGGCGTTGTCGCGGTCTTCCTCGACGGCTGCGGCATAATAGAAGTCTTCCCGGCCACCGGCCGGCAGACGGATCGCCCCGGTAACGGGCCCGTCAAAGCAGCTGAGGGCATCCCGGATCTCGAGATCGCCCAGCGGCGGCCCGAAAATGATTCTGCCGGGCAGGACCCTGCTTGCCGATTTTACGGTAAAAATGATCGAGCCTTCGATCTCGAAGAAATCGAGCGGCCGCATGTGCCGCCAGACAAAGAGGTTGGTGAAGGTGTGTTCGGAAATGACCGGCGGGTACTGCCGGAAAAGGGCGGTGATCTTTTCGCGGTCGCTTAATTCGAGTGCTTTCATCTGGTCCGGAACGGGGAAAAAGTCATCATGGAATCAATCATAGCAGTTTGCGGGGAAAAATCATCCGGGTTTTCCGGTCCGGGAGAAAATCCGGGTGAAAAAATATTGACGGCCCACGGGAAAAAACTTAGGATAACGCCCTTGATAAATCATATTTTCAGAGTAATCGAGGAGAAAAGAGAAAATGCTTGATTTCATGCGGCGGAAAGCCCAGTCGACTTTCATCCAGGTCACCATTGTGGCGATTATCCTGGTCTTTATTTTCTGGGGAGTGGGGACAAACCAGGGAACCGGCACCAATGCCGTGGCGATGGTGAATGACGAACCGATTACCTATGATGCGTATCAGCGGACCTACAACAAACGAATCGAGGACTTCCGCAGCCAGCTGGGGGGGAATATTCCGGATGGTCTCCTGGAGACTCTCGGCCTGAAAGATCAGGTTCTCGACCAGTTGATCCAGCAGGCCCTGGTTCGGCAGGGTGCGGCCGAAATGGGGTTGCTGGTCAGTGACTTTGAAGTCCAAAAAGCGATCCAGGAGATGGAGACCTTCAAGAACAACGGCGCCTTTGACCTCGGCTGGTACAATCAGATCCTGGCCGGCAACCGGATGAGCCCCGAGCAGTTCGAGGCTTCGATGAAAATCGACCTCCTGACGGGAAAGGTCCTCGACCATCTTTCCCGGTTCGCCGGAGTGTCCGAGGCGGAGCTTGCCGAGAGAATCGACTTTGAATACCGCCAGAAGAAATTTTCCTATGTTGAGATCGAGCCCAGGGATTTTGAGAAGAAAATCGAGATCAAAGACGAAGAGCTTGCCGCGTTTTTTGAGGAGAAGAAAGACAGTTACCGGACCTCACCACAGATCAAATTGAATTACGTCCAGTTCCTGTTTGAGGACAGCAATACTATCGAGGTGCCTGAAGAGAGAATCGCCGCGTACTATGAGGCAAACAAAGAGAGGTATGTCGTTCCCGAGAAACGACGCGCGAGCCATATTCTGATCAAGGTGGAAGAAGGCGACAGTGAAGAGATGGTGGTGGAGAAACGGCAGAAAGCCGAAGGTCTCCTGAAAAAGATCCGTGAAGGCGCGGACCTTGCCGCTCTCGCCAGAAAGCATTCCGATGACAAGGGTTCCGGGACCAGGGGCGGCGATCTTGGCC
This is a stretch of genomic DNA from Pseudomonadota bacterium. It encodes these proteins:
- a CDS encoding SurA N-terminal domain-containing protein, with translation MLDFMRRKAQSTFIQVTIVAIILVFIFWGVGTNQGTGTNAVAMVNDEPITYDAYQRTYNKRIEDFRSQLGGNIPDGLLETLGLKDQVLDQLIQQALVRQGAAEMGLLVSDFEVQKAIQEMETFKNNGAFDLGWYNQILAGNRMSPEQFEASMKIDLLTGKVLDHLSRFAGVSEAELAERIDFEYRQKKFSYVEIEPRDFEKKIEIKDEELAAFFEEKKDSYRTSPQIKLNYVQFLFEDSNTIEVPEERIAAYYEANKERYVVPEKRRASHILIKVEEGDSEEMVVEKRQKAEGLLKKIREGADLAALARKHSDDKGSGTRGGDLGLFGRGQMVKPFEDAVFSLGKGELTMVRSDFGFHVIRLEAVSPAQVRTIDDVKGEIVAGIRKEQARELVFKNANEAYEKIILSGSLAKYAEAGGVEIRETDFFSRTKPAAELAANPEFQAAAFGLKEGELSSLVEGRTGYAILFAKEIKPPVVPELAAIREQVEKDLVAERARELSRKGAEEMLAAMKAGSTLDAEAGKLGVEVKTSPFLSRANRGGTKLSPGVIDNGLGLTASAPYPENIVSEGNKFYVLAFNEEKDVSEELAPEKKDEVRKKLAAEAQSARMVSWVAFLRDQAEITIDQRF
- a CDS encoding DUF2156 domain-containing protein codes for the protein MKALELSDREKITALFRQYPPVISEHTFTNLFVWRHMRPLDFFEIEGSIIFTVKSASRVLPGRIIFGPPLGDLEIRDALSCFDGPVTGAIRLPAGGREDFYYAAAVEEDRDNADYVYLVEDLATLAGRRFAKKRNHIKGCLNNYSCRYEPITAANIAQCKELAHRWCVQRQCHHEPGLCGEYQALNDCLDYFAELDLLGGAVLINGQVEAIAIAEELRPEMAVWHFEKANPAIPGLGQLINKWFAEFGLQDFKYVNREQDLGVPGLRQAKESYYPDHLVEKKNILLHPQASFPLKAATKVCDLVFPMADML